The Perognathus longimembris pacificus isolate PPM17 chromosome 3, ASM2315922v1, whole genome shotgun sequence nucleotide sequence CGTCTTGAGCAAGGCCAGGGTCTGAGGGCCAGCTACATCCGCATGGCTGGATCGGACCACGCAATAGATGCGAATGTACAAGGCCACGATGGCCAACAAGATGACGGAGAAGATAGTGACCACACACAGCACATAAGGCTTGGCGTAGAGGGGCAACACAGTCGAACAGGACTCAAGGTCACCCAGACAGTTCCAGCCAAGGATGGGCAAGCCCCCGAGGATGAGCGAGATGAGCCACGAAGCCCCGATAAGCAGCAGCATCCGGCAGCTCTTGTCGCTGCCATAAACCTTGACCTTGGCAATGGCTACGTGCCGTTCAATGGCGATCGCCAGGAGACTGAAGACCGAAGCAGACAGGGTGATGAAGGCAGAGCCCTCCCGGGCGAACCATTGTAAGGGGGTAAGCCACAAGGTGACAGGGCCCGAGAGTAAGGTATTGGCCACAAACGCCACCCCGGCCAGGAGATCAGAGGCTGCTAGGTTGCCAAGGAACAAATACATGGCCGAATGGAACTTGCTATTCCTGGCCACGGCGATAAGGACCAGCAGATTCTCTACCACAATGGCACAACAGAGGACGATGATGAAGGCCGAGGCCACCTGGCGGGAGGGCGTTTCTTGAGTGTCCAGAGTCTCTTTGGTGTAATTATAATGGTCAACCACTTTGTTGGGATTGAGGTATTCCGAGTAGTAGCTGCCCATGGTCTCAGCGGCCGGCTGGGGCCATGAGGCTGTTAAAACTAAAAGAGACAACAGACAAcaggttaggggctgggaatatgacctagtggtaaagtgcttgtctcatatacatgaagccctgggttcgattcctcagcatcatatatatacCAAACAGACAGACAACGGGTTAGAACTGTGAACTGATGGGttgggacttctttttttttttttgccagtcctgggtcttgaactcagggccctggcttctttttgctcaaggctagcactctaccacttgagccacagcgccacttctggccttttctatatatgtggtgttgaggaatccaacccaggtcttcatgtatgtgaggcaagcactctatcactaggccacattcccagccccaggcttttttgttgagtagtttattggagataagaatcttggggggagggggggactgggaatatggcctagtggcaagagtgcttgcctcatatacatgaagccctgggttcgattcctcagcaccacatgtatagagaacagccagaagtggcgctgtggctcaagtggctgagtgctagccttgagcaaagagaagccagagacagtgctcaggccctgagttcaaggcccaggactggcaaaaaaaaaaaaatccctgtaagacttttttttttttttttttgccagtcttggggcttgaactcagggcctgagcactgtccctggcttcttcgttttttggggtttttttggccagtcctgggccttgaactcagggcctgagcactgtccctggcttctttttgctcaaggctagcactctgccacttgagtcacagcgccacttctggccattttctgtatatgtggtgctggggtatcgaacccatggcctcatgtatatgaggcaggcactcttgccacctggccatatacccagccccttacagggatttttctgcctgggctggctttgaaccccgatcctcagatcgcagcctcctgagtagctaggattacagacttgaaccaATGGCACCCAGCTGGGTTGGGACTTCAGTTGTGGATGGTGGAGGTTTGTGTTCCGGCTGTGTGATTCATTAGCTGTGAAATCAGATGCACCCCTCCCCACTCTACGGATGGGTGACCTAAAAGGTCAATtcacttttaaatttattattgtattttgttttgttgttgttgttgctttgacagtcctggggcctgaatgcagggcctgggcactgtccctgaggtgtgcctgggtcctcagctctcagccttctgagaagctaggattgtaagctTCCAGCCTCATGCTCTGATTTGTTTTTCAGGTGCATTTTGAGCTGTAACCCAGGGACCCGGGCTCCCAGCTTGTTAGCTTACATGGGGCCTCACTAacttactgcctaggctggccttcaaccatgatccttctgaccTCTATCTCTTAGGTAGTTGGGgttataagagtgagccactgtgcttaGCCTTgtatcctttttcttctcttttttggggtaatactagagtttgaattcagggtctaattctttttgttgtatgtgtgtatgtgtgccagtcctgggatttgaactcagggttggacactgtccctgaacttcttttttgttcatggctagcactctaccacttgagccacagcaccacttctggccttttctgttcatgtgggctgaggaatcaaacccagggctttatgagtgcaagcactctaccactaagccaccttcccagaccaGGGCCTTattctttcaaggctggtgctctatcattcaTGCCAAGCCCccatccttgcttcttttttttttttggccagtcctgggccttggactcagggcctgagcaccgtccctggcttcttcgcgctcaaggctagcactctgccacctgagccacagcgccccttctggctgttttccatatatgtggtgctggggaatcgaaccgagagcttcatgtgtaggagacaagcactcttgccactaggccatattcccagccctgggctcctttcttttttttttttaattaattaattaatttatttattaattgaacacaaattttttgacaaggtgttgtgcaaaaagggtacagttacatagtagggcagtgtgtacatttcttgtgatatcttacgccctgtttttctatctcttctctaggtcaggtagacatatatacaatatacaatgtatcaagaacatatacagtagccacaccCAACAAAGTTCGcctacagaagtggtgctgtggctcaagtggcagagtgctagccttgagcaaaaagaagccagggacagtgctcaggccctgagtccaagccccaggactggccaaaaaaaaaaagttcgcctagggctttaaatgtaatgtcgatattagaccatatgtagacagtagtcttatatgaacgtacatacatagcttttgagctattgtattcccctgagaggtcaatttttgacctttatatgttgagtaattgtttggttttagttacatactgttgagtCGCTGTTGGGCTCCTTTGTTGAACACAcagagcctagggcttcatgccacCTGCTGACCTAGGCCACGTAGATCCCTGCCACTGATAGCAGCCTACCCTGCTTATTACCACCCACTGCTCTGATTTCAGGCTGTGTCTAACCCTTAAGGCCATGGGTGCTTGCCAGATAAGAACTTGGGGAGACACCAAGGCGGGCCTGGGGTTCAGGCATTCCAGAGTCTCACCGGCTCCAAGCATTCAGGCCTTAGGGCCAATGTAAAGTAAATTCTGTCCCTCTCAGAGTCTGACTAGTCAGGAAGTTCCCAATACACTCTACTTCTTTGCCTCCAGAGATGATGGGGAAAATCTCTCTATTTTCCCCCACAGtcctggggatttgaactcagggcttccaatTTTCTAGGCAGACActcgatcacttgagccacacaccccagCCCTTTAGTTATCTTTGCCTGGACCAGTCTGGTCCTCaatcctcttattttattttttgtcagtcatggggcttgaactcagggccttggcactgtccctaaactttttcgctcaaggctagcactctaccacttgagccacagcgccacttccagttttctggtggttcattggagataagagttctgtgagtggagctgtagctcaggtggtagagcattggccttgagcaaaagaaaaagctaaaggacagtgcccaagtcctacTACccacattaccaaaaaaaaaaatcagaaagttttgggggctggggatatggcctagtggcaagagtgcttgcctcttatacatgaggccctgggttcaattccccagcaccacatatacagaaaatggccagaagtggcgctgtggctcaagtggcagagtgctagccttgagcaaaaagaagccagggacagtgctcaggccctgagtccaagccccaggactggcaaaaaaaaaaaaaaaaagagttccgtggactggctaggaatatggcctagtggtaaagtgctcatctcttatacatgaagccctgggttcgattcctcagcaccacatatatagaaaaaaagccagaagtggtgctgtggctcaaatggcagagtgctagcattgagcaaaaagaagccagggacagtgctcaggccctgagtccatgccccaggactggcaacaaaaacaaaacaaataaacaaagagttccatggactttcctgccctgactggcttggaaccatgatccacagatctcagcctcctaaacccTTAGGATTACAAGGCTGAGCCAGCTTCAATCCTATTTAATCTTGATTCATAGTTGGAATGACCAACCAGAACATATTGCCATGCCcagttattggttgaaatggggtctcCCTAACTTTTGTGTTTTCCCTAGGTTGACCTCAAACCTTAATCTTTCTAATTTCTACTttcagaatagctaggatcacaggcacaagTCACTATGCCAGCATGGGgaaatgtttttgtttgggttatttttttaaatgcataaagCCAGGTTGgtagcatatacctgtaatctcagcatttgtgAGAGGCTGAAGTTGgagaattcaagaccagcctgggcagcatagCAAAacccatttccaaaataaaataaagggggtcagaggt carries:
- the S1pr2 gene encoding sphingosine 1-phosphate receptor 2 is translated as MGSYYSEYLNPNKVVDHYNYTKETLDTQETPSRQVASAFIIVLCCAIVVENLLVLIAVARNSKFHSAMYLFLGNLAASDLLAGVAFVANTLLSGPVTLWLTPLQWFAREGSAFITLSASVFSLLAIAIERHVAIAKVKVYGSDKSCRMLLLIGASWLISLILGGLPILGWNCLGDLESCSTVLPLYAKPYVLCVVTIFSVILLAIVALYIRIYCVVRSSHADVAGPQTLALLKTVTIVLGVFIVCWLPAFSILLLDYACPVRACPLLYKAHYFFAFATLNSLLNPVIYTWRSRDLRREVLRPFQCWHRGAGVTGRHGGTPGHRLLPLRSSSSLERGTHMPTSPTFFESNTVV